The nucleotide window CGCGGGCCTCTTTACGGAGTCCGGTCATAGCGCCTACTGTTACGCCACGGGCATCAGCCACGACAGCGGACAGAGCGACTTTGGCAGCCTCGTTGACTTCAGCGACGATGGCCTTCTTGTCTTCGAGTTTAATTGCCACGGGTTTAACTCCTGCTTGTTACCGTTTCATTCGATCGAAACCGAATGTCGTTTTGGTGTCTGATTCGGTAAGGAACCGGGAGCACCATCTGCGTAGGCTTGTGGTTTAAGACTTGCGTCGCCTACGGTCTTGGATAGCCCCCGCCAGGCAGGGACCCCAATTTTTCAATTGGCGCAATCGCTTGCGCCAATCTGTGTCTTACGCGTCGAGCGAGCTCTGGTCGATGACCAGGCCTGGGCCCATGGTGGTGCTCAGGGTAACGCGCTTGACGTAGATACCTTTCGAGGAAGCCGGCTTGATACGCTTCAGGTCAGCGATCAGGGCTTCAACGTTTTCCTTCAGCTTGACGGCATCGAAACCGATCTTGCCAACGGAGGTGTGGATGATGCCGTTTTTGTCGGTGCGATAACGAACCTGACCAGCCTTCGCGTTCTTGACCGCGGTAGCTACGTCTGGCGTTACGGTGCCGACTTTCGGGTTAGGCATCAGACCACGTGGACCGAGGATCTGACCCAGCTGACCTACAACGCGCATGGCATCAGGGGATGCGATCACTACGTCATAGTTCAGGTCGCCGCCTTTCATTTCGGCAGCCAGATCGTCCATGCCTACGCGATCAGCACCAGCAGCCAGAGCAGCTTCAGCTGCTGGGCCCT belongs to Pseudomonas sp. B21-028 and includes:
- the rplA gene encoding 50S ribosomal protein L1, translating into MAKLTKRQKAIAGKIEAGKAYNFVDAAALLAELSTVKFSESFDVAVNLGVDPRKSDQVVRSATVLPHGTGKTVRVAVFTQGPAAEAALAAGADRVGMDDLAAEMKGGDLNYDVVIASPDAMRVVGQLGQILGPRGLMPNPKVGTVTPDVATAVKNAKAGQVRYRTDKNGIIHTSVGKIGFDAVKLKENVEALIADLKRIKPASSKGIYVKRVTLSTTMGPGLVIDQSSLDA